Proteins from one Setaria italica strain Yugu1 chromosome V, Setaria_italica_v2.0, whole genome shotgun sequence genomic window:
- the LOC101753131 gene encoding ABC transporter B family member 4, whose product MDATASGAAARGDDQNGFCRGGEEKKPDAAKKVSLLGMFRYADRLDVLLMVVGAVGAVANGMADPLVTVLFGDVINSFGESTTQSIVRSVNKVVLKFIYLGIGASVVSFLQVSCWTMAGERQSARIRSLYLNAVLRQDIAFFDTELTTGQAVSRMSSDTLVVQDALGEKAGKVLQLASSFFGGFIIAFTRGWLLTLVMLSSLPLVAIAGAVSAQFLTKVSSKKLTSYGDAGDTVEQTIGAIRTVVSFNGENKAVAMYKKFIKKAYRTDILEGLTNGFGMGSVLCIMFCSYGLAFWYGGQLIVDKGYTGGKIITVLIAVLIGATSLGNATPSFSAIAEGQSAAYRLFETIERKPEIDSGDTSGVVLEDMNGNVELKDVHFCYPSRPDQLILDGLSLQVASGTTMAIVGESGSGKSTVISLVERFYDPQAGEVLIDGINIKNIRLNWIREKIGLVSQEPVLFMTSIKDNIIYGKEDAKFEEIKRAAELANAANFIDKLPNGYDTLVGQRGAQLSGGQKQRIAIARAILKDPKILLLDEATSALDVESERIVQEALNRIMVERTTLVVAHRLSTVRNVDCITVVRQGKIVEQGPHDALVKDPNGAYSQLIRLQETHTDERRKLADSGVPDSGSKSTSLSLRRSMNKDSFGNSNRYSFKNTLGLSVELYEDRITDGKKTEELSDAVVLKKAPIGRLFKLNMPEVPVLLLGSIAASVHGVILPLFGIIMSGAIKSFYQTPDKVKKDSSFWALISVVMGVACLISIPAEYSLFAIAGGKLIERIRSLSFQSIVHQEVAWFDQASNSSGALGTRLSVDALNVRRLVGDNLALIVQSIAALTTGFVIAFAADWRLALVITCVIPLVGAQGYAQVKYLKGFSEDAKEMYENASQVATDAVGSIRTVASFCAEKRVVATYDEKCGALRKQGIRSGIVGGLGYGFSFLIMYLAYGLCFYVGAQFIRQGKTTFPDVFKVFFALLLATVGVSQGSALASDATKARDSAISIFSVLDRKSKIDSSSDDGMVLENVTGNIDFNNISFKYPSRPDVQIFSGFTLHIPSGKTVALVGESGSGKSTIIALLERFYDPDSGGILLDGVEIKSLKVSWLRDQMGLVGQEPVLFNDTIRANITYGKHGEVTEEEVMAVAKAANAHEFISGLPQGYDTMVGEKGIQLSGGQKQRVAIARAIIKDPKILLLDEATSALDAESERIVQDALDRVMVSRTTIVVAHRLSTIKGADMIAVLKEGKIVEKGRHEALMRIKGGAYAALVELRSKSE is encoded by the exons ATGGACGCGACGGCTAGCGGCGCCGCTGCCCGCGGCGACGATCAGAATGGATTTTGCAGAGGCGGCGAGGAGAAGAAGCCCGATGCGGCCAAGAAGGTGTCGCTACTCGGCATGTTCCGGTACGCCGACCGCCTGGACGTGCTGCTGATGGTGGTGGGGGCGGTGGGGGCCGTGGCTAACGGCATGGCCGATCCCCTCGTGACCGTCCTCTTCGGcgacgtcatcaactccttcgGCGAGAGCACCACGCAGAGCATCGTCCGCAGCGTCAACAAG GTTGTTCTGAAGTTCATATATTTGGGCATCGGAGCTTCAGTTGTCTCCTTCCTTC AGGTGTCTTGCTGGACGATGGCCGGAGAAAGGCAGTCAGCCCGCATCCGTTCTTTATACCTTAATGCAGTCCTGAGACAAGATATTGCATTCTTCGATACAGAGTTGACAACAGGCCAAGCAGTTTCCAGGATGTCCAGTGATACCCTCGTGGTTCAGGATGCTCTTGGCGAGAAG GCAGGAAAGGTTCTACAACTCGCATCTAGCTTTTTTGGTGGTTTTATAATAGCATTCACAAGAGGCTGGCTCCTCACTCTTGTCATGCTATCGTCACTACCGCTAGTTGCTATTGCCGGTGCAGTTTCTGCACAGTTTCTAACCAAGGTTTCTAGCAAGAAACTGACATCTTATGGGGATGCTGGGGATACTGTTGAACAGACCATTGGAGCTATACGAACG GTAGTTTCCTTCAATGGAGAGAACAAAGCTGTTGCAATGTACAAAAAATTTATCAAGAAGGCGTACAGGACTGATATTCTGGAAGGCCTTACCAATGGTTTTGGCATGGGATCTGTCTTATGCATTATGTTCTGCAGCTATGGCCTAGCTTTCTGGTATGGCGGACAGCTAATTGTTGACAAAGGCTATACTGGAGGGAAGATTATTACAGTGTTGATTGCTGTGTTAATCGGTGCTAC TTCTTTAGGTAATGCAACACCGTCTTTTTCTGCCATCGCGGAGGGTCAATCTGCAGCATACAGATTGTTTGAAACCATTGAAAGGAAACCAGAGATAGATTCAGGTGATACCAGCGGCGTGGTCCTAGAAGATATGAATGGAAATGTTGAGCTAAAAGATGTTCACTTTTGCTACCCTTCAAGACCTGATCAATTGATATTAGATGGATTATCATTACAAGTAGCCAGTGGGACAACAATGGCCATAGTTGGAGAGAGTGGAAGTGGCAAGTCAACTGTTATCAGCTTAGTTGAACGATTCTATGATCCACAAGCTGGTGAAGTTTTGATAGACGGCATTAACATCAAGAATATTAGGCTTAACTGGATAAGAGAGAAGATCGGTCTGGTCAGCCAAGAACCAGTGCTCTTCATGACCTCCATTAAAGATAACATTATTTACGGTAAAGAAGATGCAAAATTTGAAGAGATCAAGAGAGCAGCTGAGCTTGCAAATGCAGCAAACTTCATCGACAAGTTACCAAAT GGCTATGATACATTGGTTGGGCAACGTGGTGCACAGCTTTCTGGAGGACAGAAGCAAAGAATTGCAATTGCAAGAGCCATCCTTAAAGATCCAAAAATACTTTTGCTTGATGAAGCAACAAGTGCATTGGATGTGGAATCTGAGCGGATAGTTCAGGAGGCACTGAATAGGATAATGGTGGAAAGGACCACACTTGTTGTTGCTCATCGTTTAAGCACTGTAAGGAATGTTGACTGCATAACAGTTGTTCGTCAAGGGAAAATAGTCGAACAAG GCCCTCATGATGCACTGGTGAAGGATCCCAATGGGGCCTACTCCCAGCTTATTAGGCTACAAGAGACTCATACTGATGAAAGGCGTAAACTAGCAGACTCTGGGGTGCCTGATTCCGGATCAAAAAGCACCAGTCTGTCACTTAGACGGTCAATGAATAAAGATTCTTTTGGCAATAGCAACAGATATTCCTTCAAGAACACCTTAGGATTGTCGGTTGAATTATATGAAGATAGGATCACAGATGGAAAGAAAACAGAAGAGCTCTCCGATGCTGTGGTGCTTAAGAAAGCACCGATCGGACGTCTCTTTAAGCTAAACATGCCAGAAGTGCCAGTTCTTCTGTTAGGCTCTATAGCAGCATCAGTACATGGAGTCATTCTCCCATTGTTTGGTATAATAATGTCTGGTGCTATAAAATCATTCTATCAGACACCAGATAAGGTAAAAAAGGATAGTAGCTTTTGGGCACTGATATCTGTTGTTATGGGGGTTGCGTGTCTAATTTCAATCCCAGCAGAATATTCTTTATTCGCGATTGCTGGTGGCAAGCTTATAGAGCGTATCCGGTCTTTGTCATTTCAAAGCATTGTGCACCAGGAAGTTGCTTGGTTTGATCAAGCCTCGAATTCCAG TGGGGCACTTGGTACAAGGCTCTCGGTTGACGCATTAAATGTTCGGCGCTTAGTAGGAGATAATTTGGCCCTTATAGTGCAGTCCATAGCTGCATTAACAACTGGATTTGTCATAGCTTTTGCTGCAGACTGGAGGCTTGCCCTGGTCATCACATGTGTGATTCCTTTGGTAGGCGCACAAGGCTATGCTCAAGTAAAGTACTTGAAGGGGTTTAGCGAAGATGCTAAG GAGATGTATGAAAATGCAAGTCAAGTTGCAACTGATGCTGTTGGTAGTATCAGAACTGTAGCATCTTTCTGTGCTGAGAAAAGAGTGGTCGCAACATACGACGAGAAATGTGGAGCTCTAAGGAAACAGGGAATTCGTAGTGGAATAGTTGGAGGGCTTGGCTATGGCTTCTCTTTCTTAATTATGTATCTCGCATATGGTCTTTGCTTCTATGTTGGTGCGCAGTTTATACGTCAGGGAAAAACTACTTTTCCAGATGTTTTTAAG gttttcttcGCCTTGCTGTTGGCAACTGTTGGGGTTTCTCAGGGTAGTGCACTGGCTTCTGATGCAACAAAGGCAAGGGATTCAGCTATTTCCATCTTCAGTGTTCTGGATAGGAAGTCGAAAATTGACTCAAGTAGTGATGATGGGATGGTGCTGGAGAATGTCACTGGCAACATTGATTTCAACAATATCAGTTTTAAGTACCCGTCACGCCCTGATGTCCAGATATTCAGTGGCTTCACCTTGCACATTCCTTCCGGAAAG ACAGTAGCACTTGTTGGAGAGAGCGGAAGTGGCAAGTCCACAATAATTGCTTTACTGGAGCGTTTCTATGATCCTGATTCTGGTGGAATCTTACTAGATGGTGTTGAAATTAAGAGCCTAAAAGTTAGCTGGCTAAGGGATCAAATGGGACTGGTAGGCCAGGAGCCAGTgcttttcaatgacacaatccGTGCCAACATAACATACGGTAAGCACGGTGAGGTAACAGAGGAAGAGGTTATGGCTGTGGCTAAGGCAGCCAATGCACATGAGTTCATATCAGGCTTGCCACAAGGATATGACACCATGGTGGGAGAGAAAGGAATTCAGTTATCTGGTGGGCAGAAACAACGTGTAGCTATTGCAAGGGCCATAATAAAGGACCCTAAGATACTACTACTTGATGAAGCAACCAGTGCCCTGGATGCCGAATCCGAGCGCATTGTTCAAGACGCATTGGATCGAGTCATGGTAAGCCGCACCACCATTGTGGTGGCACACCGCCTCTCCACGATCAAAGGGGCTGACATGATTGCAGTCCTCAAGGAGGGCAAGATTGTAGAGAAGGGAAGGCATGAAGCCCTGATGCGCATCAAAGGTGGAGCCTACGCTGCACTAGTAGAGCTCCGCTCAAAATCTGAATAG
- the LOC101786868 gene encoding two pore potassium channel c isoform X2 — protein sequence MTNVEGFKGKSTFKLVDALYFTIISLCTIGYGDIVPCTNFTKVFTCLFLLVGVRFVDIMLNGLLTNVLDKQRAVLLSTMDDNKLNKVFDTYMIDAKQKRSRGRMKVMLALVVVAGTISICTIIVHEVEGLSWIDSFYLSVISVTTVGYGDKSFSTTAGRLTATVCLLISTLAVAKAFLFLTDLRMDRRNRRTTKWILQKKMDNEPLVTGLDNDPAVSKSDFVIYKLKEMGKIDEKDIAIISDQFNQQEFGKCERIPLVDIIGKL from the exons ATGACAAATGTTGAAGGCTTCAAGGGAAAATCCACATTCAAGCTAGTGGATGCCCTTTACTTCACCATCATTAGTTTGTGCACAATAGGATACGGTGACATAGTCCCTTGTACTAACTTCACAAAGGTGTTCACATGCTTGTTCCTACTAGTTGGTGTTCGTTTTGTTGACATTATGCTAAACGGACTGTTGACAAATGTACTGGACAAGCAGAGGGCAGTTCTACTTAGCACAATGGATGATAACAAGCTCAACAAGGTGTTTGATACCTATATGATTGATGCTAAACAGAAAAGATCAAGAGGGAGGATGAAAGTAATGCTTGCACTAGTGGTTGTAGCAGGCACTATCTCAATTTGCACAATCATAGTGCATGAAGTGGAGGGCCTAAGCTGGATCGATAGTTTCTATTTATCAGTCATTTCTGTTACGACAGTTGGATATGGGGACAAAAGCTTCTCAACAACAGCAGGAAGGCTCACTGCCACTGTGTGCCTGTTGATAAGCACTTTGGCAGTTGCGAAGGCCTTCTTGTTCCTAACAGATCTAAGGATGGACAGAAGAAACAGGCGGACTACAAAATGGATCCTCCAGAAGAAAATGGACAATGAACCACTTGTCACAGGCCTAGACAACGATCCTGCTGTAAG CAAATCAGACTTTGTGATCTACAAGCTCAAGGAGATGGGGAAGATCGATGAGAAAGACATTGCAATAATCTCCGACCAGTTCAATCAGCAAGAGTTTGGAAAATGTGAAAGGATCCCTCTTGTAGATATAATTGGAAAACTATGA
- the LOC101769919 gene encoding protein NRT1/ PTR FAMILY 8.2 → MAGGGDGGGLELAAAAETTLDGTTDHSGKPAVRSKTGTWRACPFILGNECCERLAYYGMSSNLVNYMIDRLHQGNAAAANNVSNWSGTCYMMPLLGAFLADAYLGRYRTIAAFMGLYIVGLTLLTMSAAVPGLRPPDAAGAAPTAGQSAAFFAALYLIAVGTGGIKPCVSSFGADQFDDADPRESQSKSSFFNWFYTSINIGALVASSVLVWIQMNVGWGWGFGIPAVAMAAAVASFLLGSRLYRHQRPGGSPLTRMLQVVVAAWRKRKSPVPADPSLLHEAPASASAIQGSRKLEHTEQFRWLDRAAVLTEEDDTMNNEKSNPWQLCTVTQVEELKSVVRLLPVWATGIVVSAVYSQMSTMFVLQGNTLDPSVGSSFKIPSASLSIFDTLSVIAWAPVYDRLIVPAARRWTGHPRGFTQLQRMGIGLAVSVLAMVAAGALEVLRLHVAASHGMLDSTAYLPISILWQVPQYFIIGAFEVFTFIGQIEFFYDQAPDAMRSMGTALSLTSSALGSYLSALLVSVVTAVTTRNGGLGWIPDNLNRGHLDYFFWLLSLLSVINFLVYLLIAKWYKYKQPSTTAATST, encoded by the coding sequence ATGGCCggtggaggagatggcggcggcctcgagctcgccgccgccgcggagacgACGCTCGACGGGACGACGGACCACTCCGGCAAGCCGGCGGTGCGGAGCAAGACGGGGACGTGGCGGGCGTGCCCCTTCATCCTCGGCAACGAGTGCTGCGAGCGCCTCGCCTACTACGGCATGAGCTCCAACCTCGTCAACTACATGATCGACCGCCTCCACCAggggaacgccgccgccgccaacaacGTCAGCAACTGGTCGGGCACCTGCTACATGATGCCCCTCCTCGGCGCCTTCCTCGCCGACGCCTACCTCGGCAGGTACCGCACCATCGCCGCCTTCATGGGGCTCTACATCGTCGGCCTCACGCTGCTCACCATGAGCGCGGCCGTCCCGGGCCTTAggccgcccgacgccgccggcgcggccccgACCGCCGGGCAGAGCGCTGCATTCTTCGCTGCGCTCTACCTCATCGCCGTGGGCACCGGCGGCATCAAGCCCTGCGTCTCCTCCTTCGGTGCCGACCAGTTCGACGACGCGGATCCGCGCGAGAGCCAGAGCAAGAGCTCCTTCTTCAACTGGTTCTACACGTCCATCAACATCGGCGCTCTGGTCGCGTCGTCGGTGCTCGTCTGGATCCAGATGAACGTGGGATGGGGCTGGGGCTTCGGCATCCCCGCcgtcgccatggccgcggccgtCGCCAGCTTCCTGCTGGGGAGCAGGCTGTACAGGCACCAGAGGCCGGGGGGCAGCCCGCTCACCCGGATGCtgcaggtggtggtggccgcctggaggaagaggaagtcgCCGGTGCCCGCTGACCCGTCCCTGCTCCAcgaggcgccggcgtcggcgtccgccATCCAGGGCAGCAGGAAGCTGGAGCACACGGAGCAGTTCCGGTGGCTCGACAGGGCCGCGGTGTTAACGGAGGAGGATGACACGATGAACAATGAGAAGTCCAACCCGTGGCAGCTGTGCACGGTGACGCAGGTGGAGGAGCTCAAGAGCGTGGTGCGGCTGCTGCCGGTGTGGGCGACGGGCATCGTGGTGTCGGCGGTGTACAGCCAGATGAGCACAATGTTCGTGCTGCAGGGCAACACGCTGGACCCGAGCGTGGGCTCCAGCTTCAAGATCCCCTCGGCGTCGCTCTCCATCTTCGACACCCTGAGCGTCATCGCCTGGGCGCCCGTGTACGACCGCCTCATCGTCCCCGCCGCGCGGCGCTGGACGGGCCACCCGCGCGGCTTCACCCAGCTCCAGCGCATGGGCATCGGCCTCGCCGTCTCCGTGCTGGCCATGGTCGCCGCGGGGGCCCTGGAGGTGCTCAGGCTCCACGTGGCGGCGTCGCACGGCATGCTCGACTCGACGGCCTACCTGCCCATCTCCATCTTATGGCAGGTGCCGCAGTACTTCATCATCGGCGCCTTCGAGGTGTTCACCTTCATCGGCCAGATCGAGTTCTTCTACGACCAGGCGCCCGACGCCATGAGGAGCATGGGCACCGCGCTCTCGCTCACCTCGTCGGCGCTCGGCAGCTACCTCAGCGCGCTGCTCGTGTCCGTCGTCACCGCCGTCACCACCAGGAACGGCGGCCTCGGGTGGATCCCCGACAACCTCAACCGGGGCCACCTCGACTACTTCTTCTGGCTGCTCTCGCTGCTCAGCGTCATCAACTTCCTCGTCTACCTCTTGATTGCAAAGTGGTACAAgtacaagcagccgtccactACCGCCGCAACGTCGACTTAG
- the LOC101752718 gene encoding uncharacterized protein LOC101752718, which produces MGAFRFQTVVAQPTQPRAHRHRCERDRRDADEREHWWAWPVTEMAFAVAPPPVVPLLRPPVALVGWRRRPRATPPRFAVVLAASSGVSGERAPPTFGRLREELLQLHAEADLTQSKANSARVRLVRLTEAAENLKKRAATSVRMGKENEAVDLLVQKKKLTKALENIKERIEVLDKLSAKISEAISIKQNMLIEYALRPGMSNSENSDDMIRVFSSTVNDGVNGAESCDSRLKSVEKESFELRNEAHASMTGYHEQSAFRMADGFSFLNDPDPANSIKNTSSYDGFLEHIDLQMKSLEYEIEQFISSQSVDEVGSEKQRNDKWQRLSDIQMLVKETRERIARILDLTVKETESGDLR; this is translated from the exons ATGGGAGCTTTCCGCTTCCAGACCGTAGTGGCCCAGCCCACGCAGCCCAGAGCCCACCGCCACCGGTGTGAGAGAGAccgccgcgacgccgacgaGAGAGAGCACTGGTGGGCGTGGCCCGTGACGGAGATGGCcttcgccgtcgcgccgccgccagtggTGCCGCTGCTTCGGCCGCCTGTTGCCCTGGTCGGATGGAGGAGGCGCCCAAGGGCGACCCCTCCGCGGTTCGCCGTCGTCCTGGCGGCGTCTAGCGGAGTCAGCGGAGAAAGGGCCCCGCCGACGTTCGGGCGGCTGCGGGAGgagctcctccagctccacgCCGAAGCCGACCTTACCCAATCCAAAG CAAATAGCGCGAGGGTGAGGCTTGTGAGATTGACCGAGGCTGCTGAGAATCTTAAGAAACGAGCCGCAACCAGTGTCCGAATGGGCAAAGAGAACGAGGCTGTGGATTTACTTGTGCAGAAGAAGAAATTGACCAAAGCCCTGGAGAACATTAAAGAGCGCATTGAAGTACTTGACAAGCTTTCGGCAAAGATTAGTGAG GCAATTTCGATAAAGCAGAACATGTTAATTGAGTATGCATTGCGTCCTGGGATGTCTAATAGTGAAAACTCTGATGACATGATAAGGGTTTTCTCCAGTACAGTCAATGATGGAGTCAATGGGGCTGAGAGTTGCGATTCTCGTCTAAAATCAGTTGAAAAGGAATCTTTTGAGTTGAGAAATGAGGCACATGCAAGCATGACTGGTTACCATGAGCAAAGTGCATTTCGGATGGCCGATGGCTTCTCATTTTTAAATGATCCTGACCCAGCAAACAGCATAAAGAATACTTCTTCATATGATGGATTTCTAGAGCATATTGATTTACAGATGAAATCATTAGAATATGAAATTGAACAGTTCATCAGTTCCCAATCAGTTGATGAGGTGGGCAGCGAGAAGCAGAGAAATGACAAGTGGCAAAGATTGTCTGACATACAGATGCTTGTAAAGGAAACTAGAGAAAG GATTGCAAGGATTTTGGATCTGACAGTAAAAGAGACTGAATCTGGAGACTTGAGATGA
- the LOC101770733 gene encoding transcription factor MYB4, with the protein MTRKQPAARRRGGGGGGGGGAVAGEGTTRAALKRGAWTPEEDELLARAVAREGEGRWRTLPRRAGLLRCGKSCRLRWMNYLRPDIKRGPIAADEEDLIVRLHRLLGNRWSLIAGRLPGRTDNEIKNYWNSHLSKKLIARGIDPRTHTPLAAAAAPAPDKTPPPPPAVKPKPPVAPPPPPPPEQPGSSSGAGGVGDDDDGGRDFPAMTGLGADVFEGLDDPFCALDAAGRGGFGMGCAMVDDGTFSSFLDSLVSENQLAYYFGDHKNAEGGDNDDQAGA; encoded by the exons ATGACGCGGAAGCAgccagcggcgcggcggcggggcgggggcgggggcgggggcgggggcgccgTCGCGGGCGAGGGGACGACGAGGGCGGCGCTGAAGCGGGGGGCGTggacgccggaggaggacgagctgCTGGCGCGGGCCGTGGCCCGGGAGGGGGAAGGGCGGTGGCGCACGctgccgcggcgcgcgggcctGCTGCGCtgcggcaagagctgccgcCTCCGCTGGATGAACTACCTCAGGCCGGACATCAAGCGCGGGCccatcgccgccgacgaggaggacctcatcgtccgcctccaccgcctgcTCGGCAACCG GTGGTCGCTGATCGCCGGGCGGCTGCCTGGGCGCAcggacaacgagatcaagaactactggaacTCCCACCTCAGCAAGAAGCTCATCGCGCGGGGGATCGACCCGCGGACGCAcacgccgctggccgccgccgctgctcctgctcctgacaagacgccgccgcctccaccggcaGTCAAGCCCAAGCctccggtggcgccgccgccgccgccaccgccagagcAGCCGGGTTCTTCgtccggcgcgggcggcgttggagacgacgacgacggaggcCGCGACTTCCCCGCCATGACGGGCCTCGGCGCCGATGTCTTCGAAGGACTGGATGATCCGTTCTGCGCCCTGGACGCCGCGGGTCGTGGCGGCTTCGGCATGGGCTGCGCCATGGTCGACGACGGCACCTTCTCCTCGTTCCTGGACTCGCTGGTCAGCGAGAATCAATTGGCCTATTACTTCGGCGATCACAAGAACGCTGAGGGTGGTGACAACGATGATCAGGCTGGAGCTTAG
- the LOC101786868 gene encoding two-pore potassium channel 2 isoform X1, which yields MSSMEEPLLPLVQRDQKYTSKKDRRRSCDVPSRCATSFCPKSNCKANFNTPNHLPPTNENTNMVSPSNIQRVHSSPSIFTSSKETPYADEIDYQSHATTAQYTPSIARQAIVSVILYISIGVLVYMTNVEGFKGKSTFKLVDALYFTIISLCTIGYGDIVPCTNFTKVFTCLFLLVGVRFVDIMLNGLLTNVLDKQRAVLLSTMDDNKLNKVFDTYMIDAKQKRSRGRMKVMLALVVVAGTISICTIIVHEVEGLSWIDSFYLSVISVTTVGYGDKSFSTTAGRLTATVCLLISTLAVAKAFLFLTDLRMDRRNRRTTKWILQKKMDNEPLVTGLDNDPAVSKSDFVIYKLKEMGKIDEKDIAIISDQFNQQEFGKCERIPLVDIIGKL from the exons ATGTCTTCCATGGAAGAGCCTCTGCTACCTTTGGTCCAGCGCGACCAAAAGTACACTTCCAAGAAAGACAGAAGAAGATCCTGTGATGTTCCAAGCAGGTGCGCAACTTCCTTTTGCCCAAAAAGTAATTGCAAAGCTAACTTCAATACTCCCAATCATTTGCCGCCCACTAATGAAAATACCAATATGGTATCCCCATCAAATATCCAGCGTGTGCACTCTTCACCTTCTATATTCACATCAAGCAAAGAGACACCCTATGCAGATGAGATTGATTACCAAAGTCATGCTACTACTGCACAATATACACCATCAATTGCAAGGCAGGCTATTGTCAGTGTCATCTTGTACATCTCAATAGGGGTCCTTGTGTACATGACAAATGTTGAAGGCTTCAAGGGAAAATCCACATTCAAGCTAGTGGATGCCCTTTACTTCACCATCATTAGTTTGTGCACAATAGGATACGGTGACATAGTCCCTTGTACTAACTTCACAAAGGTGTTCACATGCTTGTTCCTACTAGTTGGTGTTCGTTTTGTTGACATTATGCTAAACGGACTGTTGACAAATGTACTGGACAAGCAGAGGGCAGTTCTACTTAGCACAATGGATGATAACAAGCTCAACAAGGTGTTTGATACCTATATGATTGATGCTAAACAGAAAAGATCAAGAGGGAGGATGAAAGTAATGCTTGCACTAGTGGTTGTAGCAGGCACTATCTCAATTTGCACAATCATAGTGCATGAAGTGGAGGGCCTAAGCTGGATCGATAGTTTCTATTTATCAGTCATTTCTGTTACGACAGTTGGATATGGGGACAAAAGCTTCTCAACAACAGCAGGAAGGCTCACTGCCACTGTGTGCCTGTTGATAAGCACTTTGGCAGTTGCGAAGGCCTTCTTGTTCCTAACAGATCTAAGGATGGACAGAAGAAACAGGCGGACTACAAAATGGATCCTCCAGAAGAAAATGGACAATGAACCACTTGTCACAGGCCTAGACAACGATCCTGCTGTAAG CAAATCAGACTTTGTGATCTACAAGCTCAAGGAGATGGGGAAGATCGATGAGAAAGACATTGCAATAATCTCCGACCAGTTCAATCAGCAAGAGTTTGGAAAATGTGAAAGGATCCCTCTTGTAGATATAATTGGAAAACTATGA